From the genome of Poecile atricapillus isolate bPoeAtr1 chromosome 23, bPoeAtr1.hap1, whole genome shotgun sequence, one region includes:
- the IGFN1 gene encoding immunoglobulin-like and fibronectin type III domain-containing protein 1 isoform X22 gives MNSHQTVKIFKKSSIPGVVVTQFVNDVPQGCSTPDFEKKPLTLTLQEGKNAIFRAVVKGVPTPEVKWSRTRKGMDDSAKYEMSFNSATNEFILQIRSVVLDDSDLYRCCAINAYGEASCSAGLRIIQVGFKKKAKYVPVHAADELKKTLLDSKKLLRKRAAAPKPKPLDKEAVWQLLLHADKRDYEKICMKYGIVDFRGMLRKLQEMRKDTESEQDKLVHSLKNFEHIRVNKEGNATFSLEMELKNSNSNVYLLKDGERLRYGTGDEYRKHCLRRVGRRYYFTVNDVQPEDAGVYQVRVEDVPVFSTELDAQAIPARFRQPLSDVRCAEAADAQFQCVLCTPCHQPLWLHKSHPLQNSAKHQISVTPDGLSHQLIVRNVGPSDSGLYTLDAGQGSSSAWLLVEYAKGKRRQDEGEQIERETSEWLKETMADNERARKLRRQEQAAAEDSSFSASSGAEKSAWYRTTQGSSQGRGQGHSIDSDDGSQRFLGKEGLRKTQMNGEMGSGQFSGAGLDGDSAANGGSTFGLKGLGGRSGLRAVHGVDSVSGPGAAAGGAGEWNSVGGRGEGVLGAVNIDMDGGGGLGSQHDKEGNSGDASYRAGFGGAGRLGGGSSVPHGLDPDSAGVGASVSDLFSRTGAGGNAAGAGMAGEMRPHHGKDGHPTVGDVYGGINREGQTGTPYGKEGLVPHASGQLGQAGRSGSLHGPGGFPGGDGAVPAAHGNSTTEMEALYGPDGRALGTGAGGAGGAGAGGFGAPYGKDGLPIGAGIGGAGGAGALGSPYGKDGLPAGAGGAGALGAPYGKDGLPAGAGGAGGFGEALYGPDGRPLGAGGGGASGAGIVGGSYGKDGLPVGAGVGGAVGGGFGGAGSPYGMDAFPAGAGAGGPGAGGLGAPYGKDGLPAGAGAGGAGGFGEALYDGRPLGAGVGDMAGAGEGGLGSPRGKGGLPAGAGFGGLGAAGLGAPYGKDGLPIGAGIGGAGGAGGVLGPCGKDGLPVGAGAGVGGSGGPYGKDGLPAGAGAGVGGAGGVLGPYGKDGLPVGAGAGVGGAGGVLGPYGKDGLPFGTGAGVGGSGGAGGPYGKDGLPVGAGVGGGVYGKDGLPVGAGAGVVLGPYGKDGLPVGAGAGVGGAGAAGGPYGKDGLPVGAGAGVGGAGGVLGPYGKDGLPAGAGAGVGGAGGPYGKDGLPAGAGVGGAGGVLGPYGKDGLPAGAGAGVGGAGGVLGPCGKDGLPFGTGAGVGGAGGVLGPYGKDGLPAVAGAAHFPAGGEEVMGSGCGTDGTLSRAPGYAGGTGGEGFSREGSAPWGAGSAYGKDRGSAVAMAGAGGVGSLAGDEWDSVHVKEGGGGAGGSHGEYGLDAHPGRSLRGETGKGTPGDVPGSGNKGSAGDRGSLSGPGGARAEGREFEQLGSLYGTNSALGKAGSKSHDRSVDGSGSSGLGQGPLSYGQMSGPFGGPPSANQRNQEPDLDLKANDSLKNTESTGQKRRSVLDDLKVPRCYLNKQLATVRVLKGEPAELSCTVSRDNVTGTWFKDGLKLTSMDGVVFEKKGLVHKLIINKAEDIHAGKYRFEGGDVKTEASIFVEDPPQVDKVLLKNLTSVPTVAKAGEAVKLQIPFKGRGPIRAAWLKDRMELGDDTRIRVDKTDTCTTLSISSCSRRDCGDYKVRLKNDSGVLEINLKLVVIDKPQAPAGPIKIVESSANNITIQWKPPKDDGGKAVQRYLIERQQVGRNDWESLGETPRSCSTFTTSKVEEDVSYYFRVRAVNAEGVSDALESGEVKAAGKASPGAPDPPEIISASRDTITISWKAPCKTGTSQIMGYMVQKRKKGTVTWLPVTKVPVKDKKLKVSSLKKGVQYEFRVAAVNAAGTGQPSDPSEAAFAQDPTKSPGQVQDLKVSSSDSTSVTLTWNKPEVQDGNDVKGYEVEMRPWNSSSWTKCFTLPAESTCCRLQGLQAGQKLLLRVTALGSRGHGEPLEIQAGAGAAAPGVSPRFLIDDTVKSFLVIKAGNPIQVKIPFEGSPETVVTWLKDGLPLPSRAAVSTKDGSAQLLLRAAEITDSGTYSIELGDGLGKRETFSFQLQITDVPQPPGAIQLEENVPNTVTVTWDPSASEQWEKNLYYTVLKRESQKGLWHVLGDLIYNNKFTFTRVVPGRDYYFRVVAKNDLGASEPSETVQPWRIWKKKAEFRVQAQKYRGVNQNQPPRFLVPLKCHVVVTGSECHMSCAVGGHPPPKIKWYKDSRDLSRDPNYFCTNDFGVCSLVVLGVTKQDEGEYMVEASNEMGRAFSKAFLAIKDSSL, from the exons gtaaaaatgccattttcagAGCTGTGGTCAAAGGTGTCCCAACTCCTGAGGTGAAATGGTCACGTACACGGAAAGGAATGGATGATTCTGCCAAATACGAAATGTCCTTCAATAGTGCCACAAATGAATTCATTCTGCAG ATCAGGAGCGTGGTTCTGGATGACAGTGACCTGTATCGCTGCTGTGCCATCAACGCCTACGGAGAGGCCTCGTGCTCTGCTGGCCTCAGGATCATCCAAG TTGGCTTTAAGAAGAAGGCGAAATATGTTCCTGTTCATGCTGCTGATG AGCTCAAGAAGACGCTCCTGGACTCCAAGAAGCTGCTAAGGAAGAG GGCTGCAGCACCAAAACCAAAGCCCCTGGACAAAGAAGCTGTATGGCAGCTGTTGCTGCACGCAGATAAGAGAGATTATGAGAAAATCTGTATGAAATATGGAATTGTTGATTTCCGTGGGATgctgaggaagctgcaggagaTGAGGAAGGACACAGAGAGTGAACAAGACAAG TTAGTTCACAGTCTCAAAAACTTTGAACACATCAGAGTCAACAAGGAGGGAAATGCTACCTTTAGcctggagatggagctgaaaaacagcaacagcaacGTTTACCTGCTCAAG GATGGTGAGAGGCTCAGGTACGGGACAGGGGATGAGTACAGGAAGCACTGTCTGAGGAGAGTTGGGAGGAGATATTATTTCACTGTCAATGATGTGCAGCCAGAGGATGCCGGGGTGTACCAGGTCAGGGTGGAGGACGTCCCTGTCTTCTCAACTGAACTGGATGCTCAAG CCATCCCGGCGCGGTTCCGGCAGCCGCTGTCCGACGTGCGCTGCGCCGAGGCCGCGGACGCGCAGTTCCAGTGTGTGCTGTGCACGCCCTGCCACCAGCCCCTGTGGCTGCACAAGAGCCACCCCCTGCAGAACAGTGCCAAGCACCAGATCTCTGTGACACCTGATGGCCTGAGCCACCAGCTGATTGTGAGGAACGTGGGGCCCTCGGACAGCGGATTGTACACGCTCGACGCGGGACAGGGCTCCTCCAGCGCCTGGCTCCTCGTGGAGT ATGCCAAAGGAAAGAGGAGACAGGATGAAGGAGAACAGATTGAAAGGGAGACATCTGAGTGGCTGAAAGAAACAATGGCAGACAATGAAAGGGCGAGGAAGCTTCGGCGCCAAGAacaagctgctgctgaagatTCTTCCTTTTCCGCATCCTCTGGTGCAGAGAAAAGTGCCTGGTACAGGACAACTCAAGGCAGCAGCCAAGGCAGGGGCCAAGGACACTCCATTGATTCTGATGATGGAAGCCAAAGATTTTTGGGGAAAGAGGGTCTACGCAAAACCCAGATGAACGGAGAGATGGGGTCTGGACAGTTCTCTGGAGCAGGTCTAGATGGAGACTCAGCAGCCAATGGTGGCAGCACCTTTGGACTGAAAGGCTTAGGAGGCAGAAGTGGGTTAAGGGCTGTCCATGGGGTGGACTCTGTGTCAGgtcctggtgctgcagcaggaggggcagGTGAATGGAATTCTGTgggtggcagaggtgagggTGTGCTGGGTGCTGTTAACATTGACATGGATGGTGGAGGAGGTTTGGGATCCCAGCATGACAAGGAAGGGAATTCAGGTGATGCCAGCTACAGAGCTGGTTTTGGGGGTGCTGGAAGGTTGGGTGGTGGAAGTTCTGTGCCACATGGACTTGATCCTGATTCAGCTGGAGTGGGAGCCAGTGTGAGTGATCTGTTCAGCAGGACTGGAGCTGGGGGGAATGCTGCAGgtgctggaatggcaggagaaaTGAGGCCCCACCACGGCAAGGATGGGCATCCCACTGTGGGTGATGTGTATGGAGGCATAAACAGAGAGGGACAAACAGGGACTCCCTATGGCAAGGAGGGCTTGGTACCTCATGCCAGTGGTCAGTTGGGGCAGGCAGGAAGATCTGGCTCACTGCATGGGCCAGGAGGCTTTCCAGGTGGAGATGGGGCTGTACCTGCTGCACATGGCAATTCCACAACAGAAATGGAGGCTTTGTACGGTCCAGATGGTCGGGCACTGGGAACAGGTGCTGGTGGAGCTGGTGGAGCTGGTGCAGGGGGATTTGGAGCTCCCTATGGGAAGGATGGTCTTCCCATTGGAGCAGGCATTGGTGGGGCTGGTGGTGCAGGAGCACTCGGATCTCCCTATGGAAAGGATGGtctcccagctggggctggtggTGCAGGAGCACTTGGAGCTCCCTATGGAAAGGATGGtctcccagctggggctggtggTGCAGGAGGATTTGGAGAGGCTTTGTATGGTCCAGATGGTCGGCCACTTGGAgcaggtggtggtggtgcttcTGGTGCAGGGATAGTTGGGGGTTCCTATGGGAAGGATGGACTCCCAGTTGGAGCTGGAGTTGGTGGAGCTGTAGGTGGTGGGTTTGGAGGTGCTGGCTCTCCTTATGGAATGGATGctttcccagctggagcaggtgcTGGAGGGCCTGGTGCAGGGGGACTTGGAGCTCCCTATGGGAAGGATGGtctcccagctggagcaggtgctggtggtgctggaggatttggggaggctTTGTATGATGGTCGGCCACTTGGAGCAGGTGTTGGTGATATGGCTGGTGCTGGTGAAGGGGGACTTGGATCTCCACGTGGAAAGGGTGGtctcccagctggggctggtTTTGGTGGTCTTGGTGCAGCGGGACTTGGAGCTCCCTATGGGAAGGATGGTCTTCCCATTGGAGCAGGTATTGGTGGGGCTGGTGGTGCagggggagttttgggtccctGTGGAAAGGATGGTCTCCCAgttggagctggagctggtgtTGGTGGTTCAGGGGGTCCCTATGGAAAGGATGGtctcccagctggagcaggagctggtgtTGGTGGTGCagggggagttttgggtccctATGGAAAGGATGGTCTCCCAGTTGGAGCAGGTGCTGGTGTTGGTGGTGCagggggagttttgggtccctATGGAAAGGATGGTCTCCCATTTGGAACTGGTGCTGGTGTTGGTGGTTcagggggagctgggggtccCTATGGAAAGGATGGTCTCCCAGTTGGAGCTGGTGTTGGGGGGGGTGTCTATGGAAAGGATGGTCTCCCAGttggagcaggagctggtgtTG ttttgggtccctATGGAAAGGATGGTCTCCCAGTtggagctggtgctggtgtTGGTGGtgcaggggcagctgggggtCCCTATGGAAAGGATGGTCTCCCAGttggagcaggagctggtgtTGGTGGTGCagggggagttttgggtccctATGGAAAGGATGGTcttccagctggagcaggagctggtgtTGGTGGTGCAGGGGGTCCCTATGGAAAGGATGGtctcccagctggagctggtgtTGGTGGTGCAGGAGGAGTTTTGGGTCCCTATGGAAAGGATGGtctcccagctggagcaggagctggtgtTGGTGGTGCAGGAGGAGTTTTGGGTCCCTGTGGAAAGGATGGTCTCCCATTTGGAACTGGTGCTGGTGTTGGTGGTGCagggggagttttgggtccctATGGAAAGGATGGtctcccagctgtggcaggagctgctcattTTCCTGCTGGGGGTGAGGAAGTGATGGGATCTGGTTGTGGCACGGATGGCACActgagcagagctccaggataTGCAGGTGGAACAGGAGGAGAAGGCTTTTCCAGGGAAGGCTCTGCACCGTGGGGTGCAGGGTCTGCCTATGGCAAGGACAGAGGTTCAGCTGTAGCCATGGCTGGTGCAGGTGGGGTTGGGAGCTTGGCAGGGGATGAATGGGATTCAGTCCACGTTAAAGAAGGTGGAGGTGGTGCTGGTGGATCACATGGTGAATATGGGCTGGATGCACATCCTGGTAGATCTTTGAGAGGTGAAACTGGAAAGGGCACTCCTGGTGATGTCCCAGGGTCAGGGAACAAAGGCTCAGCTGGTGACAGAGGGTCCCTGTCAGGTCCAGGAGGAGCCAGGGCAGAAGGCAGAGAATTCGAGCAGTTGGGCTCCCTTTATGGCACAAATTCTGCCCTTGGAAAGGCAGGGAGTAAATCCCATGACAGATCTGTTGATGGGAGTGGTTCAAGTGGGCTTGGTCAAGGTCCACTGAGCTATGGCCAGATGTCAGGTCCTTTTGGTGGACCTCCTTCAGCAAATCAGAGAAACCAGGAACCTGACCTGGATCTTAAAGCAAATGATTCCCTGAAGAACACGGAAAGCACAGGACAAAAGAGACGGAGTGTCCTGGATGATCTCAAAG TCCCACGCTGTTACCTCAACAAGCAGCTGGCAACCGTGCGAGTGCTGAAGGGCGAGCCAGCCGAGCTGTCCTGCACTGTCAGCAGGGACAATGTGACAGGAACCTGGTTCAAGGATGGCCTAAAG TTAACGAGCATGGATGGAGTCGTCTTTGAAAAGAAAGGTCTTGTCCACAAATTGATCATTAACAAAGCTGAAGATATTCATGCTGGTAAATACAGGTTTGAAGGTGGAGATGTAAAAACTGAAGCTTCAATTTTTGTTGAAG ATCCTCCCCAGGTGGACAAAGTACTCCTCAAGAACCTGACCAGTGTCCCCACGGTGGCCAAGGCTGGGGAGGCGGTGAAGCTGCAGATCCCGTTCAAGGGTCGAGGGCCCATCAGGGCAGCGTGGCTGAAGgacaggatggagctgggggaTGACACCAGGATCCGTGTGGACAAGACAGACACCTGCACCACCCTGtccatctccagctgcagcaggagggactGTGGGGATTACAAAGTCAGGCTCAAGAACGACAGTGGTGTTCTGGAGATCAACCTAAAGCTCGTGGTGATAG ACAAGCCACAGGCCCCAGCAGGACCCATAAAAATTGTAGAAAGCTCTGCCAACAACATCACGATCCAGTGGAAGCCCCCAAAGGATGACGGGGGCAAAGCAGTGCAAAGGTACCTCATAGAGAGGCAGCAGGTGGGCAGGAACGACTGGGAGAGCTtgggagaaacccccaggagctgcagcaccttCACCACCAGCAAAGTGGAGGAAGACGTGAGCTACTACTTCAGGGTGAGGGCCGTGAATGCCGAGGGAGTGAGTGATGCGCTGGAGTCGGGGGAAGTCAAGGCTGCTGGTAAAG CTTCCCCTGGTGCCCCAGATCCCCCTGAGATCATCAGTGCCAGCAGGGACACCATCACCATATCCTGGAAAGCTCCTTGTAAAACTGGCACTTCCCAAATTATGGGATACATGGTGCAGAAACGCAAGAAGGGCACTGTGACCTGGCTGCCAGTCACCAAGGTGCCTGTCAAAG ACAAGAAGCTGAAGGTGAGCAGCCTGAAGAAGGGTGTGCAGTACGAGTTCCGCGTGGCTGCTGTCaatgctgctggcacaggacagcccaGTGACCCCTCAGAGGCCGCCTTCGCCCAGGACCCCACCA AATCTCCAGGCCAAGTGCAGGACCTTAAAGTGAGCAGTAGTGACAGCACCAGCGTCACCTTGACGTGGAACAAACCTGAAGTGCAAGATGGGAATGATGTGAAAGGCTACGAGGTGGAGATGAGgccctggaacagctccagctggaCCAAGTGCTTCACCCTCCCTGCAGagagcacctgctgcaggctCCAGGGCCTCCAGGCCgggcagaagctgctgctgcgcGTGACGGCCCTCGGCAGCCGCGGCCACGGGGAGCCCCTGGAgatccaggctggagctggagctgctgctcctgggg TCTCTCCCAGGTTTCTGATAGATGACACAGTGAAAAGCTTCCTGGTTATAAAAGCAGGGAATCCCATCCAGGTGAAGATTCCCTTTGAG GGATCTCCTGAGACGGTGGTGACCTGGTTAAAGGATGGGCTCCCCCTTCCCAGCCGGGCTGCCGTGAGCACCAAGGATGGAagtgcccagctgctgctcagggcagctgAGATCACTGACAGCGGCACCTACAGCATCGAGCTCGGGGATGggctggggaaaagggaaaccTTCAGCTTCCAGCTTCAAATTACAG ATGTCCCTCAGCCCCCTGGAGCCATCCAGCTGGAGGAGAATGTGCCcaacacagtgacagtgacctGGGACCCCTCAGCATCTGAGCAGTGGGAGAAGAACCTTTATTACACTGTCCTGAAACGAGAATCCCAGAAGGGTCTGTGGCATGTGCTGGGGGACCTGATCTACAACAACAAGTTCACCTTCACCAGGGTGGTCCCAGGCAGGGATTATTACTTCAGGGTTGTGGCAAAAAATGACCTGGGAGCCAGTGAGCCATCAGAGACTGTGCAGCCCTGGAggatctggaaaaaaaagg CTGAGTTTCGAGTGCAAGCACAGAAGTACAGGGGAGTTAACCAGAACCAGCCCCCGAGGTTCCTGGTGCCACTCAAGTGCCATGTCGTGGTGACAGGCAGCGAGTGTCACATGAGCTGCGCTGTTGGGGGCcatcccccccccaaaatcaaaTGGTACAAGGACAGCAGAGACCTCTCCAGAGATCCCAACTACTTCTGCACCAACGACTTTGGAGTGTGCTCCCTGGTGGTGCTGGGGGTCACCAAGCAGGATGAGGGGGAGTACATGGTGGAAGCCAGCAATGAAATGGGCCGTGCCTTCAGCAAAGCCTTCCTCGCCATCAAAG ACTCCTCCCTGTAG